The following nucleotide sequence is from Hevea brasiliensis isolate MT/VB/25A 57/8 chromosome 7, ASM3005281v1, whole genome shotgun sequence.
GAGAGAAGATGTGATAAGAAgtgttttaaaaaattataaaaaatagttattatattcaatatagataaaaataaatttaaaaaaaataattaatatatttcaaTATTCTTCAAATGATAAATAATTATAACAAAATAACTTCTAAAAAGTGAGTAATTTAAGAAGAAAAGTGGACAAATGAAAAAGGGTAGTGACCCGGCACGTAAAAACACGGCTTTTCTTTTCTGGCCGCTTCAGTTACGAAACATGACCGAGCAAGTAAAAACACGACCTGAAATGGCCACACCAAGTTAGTGAGCCACGGTAGATTGCTGACCAAAATCCATTCGCAACTTTAGTCCAGTGTTAGGTGTGTGTGTGTGCAAACttaatgcaaaaaaaaaataaaattctgacctaatcaaattaaaatatttaattactaatatgacatacctcaatttaaaattttaaagttcataataaattattaaaaatttattaaaattattttgtacGTATATAAGTGTATTCACCCATTTAATCTGAACAAACAATTAATAACCTAAATACTTTATAGgcacaaaaataataaaattatcacTGATTATCATTAATGTTTTATGCATCACTACATTAATAATCTGCTCTAAAATTAATGGGTTGTACGTAAAATATATTTCTTAATATGACTTTAAGTCTATGTAAACTGAGCCTAGATAAAAATTTATTGTTGAGTCAACTCCAACAACACAGCTGCTTAAGTGAAGCAATGCCGTGATGGTTATGATTTAATTTTAGAGGCGGAGTAGACGACTTGCAGTAATCCCATATAATTGTAAAAGAAGATATGTGTGTATCGGATGGGCCCTAATAATTTCTCTTGAATATGAGTAATGACTTCTCTACACCAATTGCGTAGTGGTCTTTTCagtattaatttttcattttatttctcgGAAACTCGCTGAATGCTTCTTGTTTTTGTTTATATATTGAGCCTGAAAGCTGACGTCAATCAAGCAAAGGAAgtccattttattttattcactGCTTTCTATCTCCAACTCTTCCTGTTGCTAGCTCTTACATGGCTTTGTTAACATCTTTGCTTTGGTTATTCTCATTTTCACTTCTTGTTGGCATAGCAGTAGCCCAACAAAACAAATCCCATATCATAAGCTTGGGTTCTAAACTCTCTCCCAGCACTCACCCAAATTCTTGGCCTTTACCTTCTGGCTATTTTGCATTTGGTTTCTACCCACAAAACAATGGATTTGCTGTTGGAATATGGTTGGTCAGTCAACCTGAAAATATTGTTGTCTGGACGGCAAATAGAGATGACTCACCAGTCTCCGCAAATTCTACTCTGGAGTTAACAATAGATGGAAGGCTGCTAATTCGAACTGGACAAGGTCAAGAAAGGCTCATTGCTAACTTATCATTTTCAGACCCCATAGATTCAGCTTCGATGCTCGATTCTGGTAATTTCGTGCTTTATGGAAGCAATTCTTCCGTTGTTTGGCAAAGCTTCAATTTCCCAACTGACACTTTATTAATAGGTCAGAATCTGTCCAATGGCGATGAGTTGGTCTCTAGCATTTCCAACTTTGATCACTCAAGTGGACGATATCTTCTAGCAATGCAATCTGATGGTAACCTTGTTGCATACCCAGAAAACAGTGCTCGTCAATTAGAAGATGCATATTGGAACGTTCAGCTTTTATCTTATTTTGGGTATGTACAACTTTGTCTTGATTATAAAGGTCAACTCTACTTGAAAGACGAGAGTTTCACTTCCAAGATAAACAGATTAGTGAAGAGCTCTCATCCCACGGAgaagaaaattataatatatcGAGCAACGCTTGATGCTGATGGAATTTTTAGGTTGTATTCCCACCATTTTGAGAACAGCACTGCCTTAACTACGTCTACAGAGTGAGTAGGGTTGCAAGATCAATGTGATGTCAAAGGTTTCTGCAACTTCAACAGTTACTGCTCAAGATCAGGTGCTAAATATGACTGCCATTGTTATCCTGGTTTTGTTTGGATAAACCAGAGTGAGAAATTGTTAGGCTGCACTCTGAACTTCACAGAAGATGTTTGCAGGaaagatatcaaaatttattacaatatTACTGCTATTGAGAATACATGGTGGGGCGACTTTCCTTTGTCTGTGGTACCAATGACAAGGGAAAGCTGCACCAGCTCTTGCCAAGATGATTGCAATTGTGGGGCTGTTTTATATGCAGGTGAAAATTGCCAAAAATACAAGCTTCCAATCATGTATGGAAAAAGAAACAGAAACATGTCAGCCACGGCATTCTTCAAGGTGATTTTGGGAGGTTCAGCAAGTCATGGCGATCCAGCCGGAGACAAGCTCCAGGTGAGAAAAGGCAAGGAGAGCCTAATAGTGATTCTAGCCATAAGTTTAGGTTCTATTGCTTGCGTTTGTTTTGTTCTTGCAGTCTCTAGTTTCTTCATGTACTGGCATCAAGTTCATAGTTACAGAAAGATCTCAGAAAATGGAAATTTGGGATTATCAGAAGAGTTTGCTCTGCGGTCATTTTCTTATAGTGAGCTGGAGAAAGTAACAAAAATGGCTTTCAGGAAGAGTTAGCAAGAGGCAGTTTTGGAGCAGTCTACACAGGAAACCTACAAGGAGGTGGCAAAAATATTGCTGTAAAGAGACTAGAGAGAGTCGTTGAAGAAAGTGAGAGAGAATTTCGAGCTGAAATGACTGCCATTGGAAGAACTCATCGTAGGAACTGGGTTCAGTTGCTTGGTTTTTTCGTGGAGGGCTCCAGGAAGCTtcttgtgtatgagtatatgaaaAATGGTTCACTTGCAGATGTTCTCTTCAAGGCAGAGATCCAACCTGTTTGGAGAGAGAGATTCAGGATTGCACTAGACGTGGCTAGAGGCATACTCTATTTACATGAAGAGTGTGAGGTTCAAATCATCCACTGCAATATAAAACCCCAAAATATACTCATAGATGATTCTTGGACTGCAAAGATCTCTGATTTTGGGTTAGCGAAGCTATTACAACCGAGTCAAGCAAGCACAGACGAAGGGCTTAGTGAGATTGGAGGATATTTGGCACCCGTATGGCAAAGGAATACTGTGATATCTGTAAAAGCAGATATCTACAGTTACGGGGTTGCGCTTTTGGAGATTATCTGTTGCAGAAGCAATATAAAAATAGATGTACCTCCAGATGAGATAATCCTTTCTGGTTGGGTAAATAATTGCTTTGTGGCCGGAGAACTGGACAAGCTTGTGGAAGATGAAGATGTGGACTTCAAAACCCTAGAAAGAACTGTGAAGGTGGGACTGTGGTGTACTCAGGATGATCCCACCTTGCGTCCTTGTATGAAGGATGTGGTCCTCATGTTGGAAGGAACAATGGAAGTGCCGGTCCCTCCTGCTGGAATGGAGAAATTTTAGAATACAACTCTTAAATGTGCGAGGGATATATTATAATTATGACATCAAAATCTATCTATGTACAGCAGTCATTTGAAATAATTTCTTGTTGGAAAGAAATTTATGATCGACTTAGAAAAAGTTAGAATGTGTATAGTATAGATTAGTGTAATTGATAAGTGTTTGTTTAGCATTGAGTTTGAAGAGTCAGAATTATCAGTATTCTTATAACtgaaacttattaaatttaattttaaattatttttttatacatttgattaatatatttaaaaaattaattttatcaacaGTAATTCTAACGGTAATAAAAAACAGATccaaaaaatactcataaatgtATCGATAGAGTTGGGATAATTActttttgattttgatttgacgtaaaagaaaataataaaaattaaaaagtacaGATAAATTTTTTTCTGTTATGTCATTATTAATATTTCAAGTCTAATGTTTTTAGAAATTGATTTTGAGCTCCTCTAATATACGAAATATCGAGGCCAATGTAAGAGCCTCATATTCACCAATAACATTGCTAAACATGAGGCTTTCTATTCTAGAGTAAGATAAGCGAACAACCAAGCTATGAATACTCTAATGTTTGCTTCCTTGAAGCTTGTTCGCCGCTAATGTAGCGGTTGCTTCCTTGAAGCCTGTTCGCCGCTAATGTAGCGGCTTGTCGAGCATTTGACAAACTCACACCATccatttcaaatgggatttgtcCCGTAGACACACGAGCAATCCAACCCGTAGGAATATTACCTTACACAAAGTGAAAAAATTTCAGTACCTCTTAGTAAAATTTATTAGTTTATCTTTAACTTTTACAATGATGAGCATTTTCTTTCTTAAATTTTATCATTATTAATAAACCACTTTTTTAAActctttaataattaaattaataaaaatattacagaATGATTTAATtgttaatgaaataaaaatatagagattaaatcatttattttttaaaatataagaattaaagtgctaattataatataattcaaaatttaaaaaaaattactctaAAAAGATAAaagttaaattaataataatatacataataatgaaaataataaaatagaaattaaatatattattattattattattattattattattattattattattattattattattattatatattttccaGCTACTTTTGTCTATACATTTAGGGGACCCCTTTATTAATTAAAGTCAATGAAGAAACTTCTCCATTTCTTTCCAAGTAATAGATCGCaaagaaaattaatttacattttgtTGAAGGAACCCAACCAATACACACGGCAAAGAGGAAGTCAATGATATATTTTCTACTTATTTCGTACATTTGAAAGACCCATTCACTGATTAAGTCAACGAAGAAATTTCCCCATTTCTTTCCAACCAATGCACACGGTAAAGAGGAAGTAACCAATCTGTAAGCTTGGAAACATAAGGCCAAATTCTGACAGAAAATAGAACTAAGAGTCACTGTAATAACCCCAGCAATTGTAGCTAATTATTAGATGCACCTAAAACAAATAGTGTTCACTTTCATACCTAAAACACTAAAAAATAGTGCTCACTTTCGTACAGAAAGGTAGACCATTCCTGTAATATAGAGAATGAATCCCACATTATTATGAGATGGTGCATGTGCATCGGATGCATCTGATAATTTCTCAGCAATTATTgcccattttttaaattttgaaatctaTATATGTTCTTATGGCTTCCATGTTGTCTATCGTTCTCCTGTTCTCGTATGCACTCTGTGCTGTGGAAGGAGCTGAGCTGAAACTTCATAACAAGATATGATAGGTCCCAGTCAGAGCTTCAATTTGGTATTCGCTTTGGGTGAGAATAGGACCACAGTTCTGTTCTGGAAATAGCTTCCTTCAAAGTCTTAGGTTTAAACATCCGTAGTATGCCTTCAGCCACCTCTGGTTTAAGACCACCTATGAATGTGCCAATGAGAGCTTTTTGAGACCACCCATGGAAGGAGCTGAGCTGAAACTTCATAACAAGATATGATAGGTCCCAGTCAGAGCTTCAATTTGGTATTCTGCTTCGGTTGAGAATAGGACCACAGTTCTGTTCTGGAAATAGCCTCCTTCAAAGTCTTAGGTTTAAACATCCGTATGCCTGCAGCCACCTCTGGTCTAAGACCACCTATGAATGTGCCAATGAGAGTTTTTTGAGAACACCCATGGACTCTA
It contains:
- the LOC110673539 gene encoding G-type lectin S-receptor-like serine/threonine-protein kinase LECRK3; its protein translation is MALLTSLLWLFSFSLLVGIAVAQQNKSHIISLGSKLSPSTHPNSWPLPSGYFAFGFYPQNNGFAVGIWLVSQPENIVVWTANRDDSPVSANSTLELTIDGRLLIRTGQGQERLIANLSFSDPIDSASMLDSGNFVLYGSNSSVVWQSFNFPTDTLLIGQNLSNGDELVSSISNFDHSSGRYLLAMQSDGNLVAYPENSARQLEDAYWNVQLLSYFGYVQLCLDYKGQLYLKDESFTSKINRLVKSSHPTEKKIIIYRATLDADGIFRLYSHHFENSTALTTSTDYCSRSGAKYDCHCYPGFVWINQSEKLLGCTLNFTEDVCRKDIKIYYNITAIENTWWGDFPLSVVPMTRESCTSSCQDDCNCGAVLYAGENCQKYKLPIMYGKRNRNMSATAFFKVILGGSASHGDPAGDKLQSLVSSCTGIKFIEELARGSFGAVYTGNLQGGGKNIAVKRLERVVEESEREFRAEMTAIGRTHRRNWVQLLGFFVEGSRKLLVYEYMKNGSLADVLFKAEIQPVWRERFRIALDVARGILYLHEECEVQIIHCNIKPQNILIDDSWTAKISDFGLAKLLQPSQASTDEGLSEIGGYLAPVWQRNTVISVKADIYSYGVALLEIICCRSNIKIDVPPDEIILSGWVNNCFVAGELDKLVEDEDVDFKTLERTVKVGLWCTQDDPTLRPCMKDVVLMLEGTMEVPVPPAGMEKF